Proteins encoded together in one Ipomoea triloba cultivar NCNSP0323 chromosome 4, ASM357664v1 window:
- the LOC116015092 gene encoding squamosa promoter-binding-like protein 12, which translates to MEARIGGQAQLFYDLGAADLRAVGKRSLEWDPSDWKWDGHLFLARPLNPNPSSNYQSRQFFPLETGISTAVVSSTSNSSSSCSDEVNIGSEKETRELEKRQRVIVVEEDNLEGGETGTLTLKLGERGFPSNERELQTLDGNIGKKIKLSGPTSNRAVCQVEDCGADLSKAKDYHRRHKVCEMHSKATKALVGNIMQRFCQQCSRFHALQEFDDGKRSCRRRLAGHNKRRRKTQPDTISNSNTMNDSQASGYLLMSLLKILANMHSNKGNSTEDQDLLSHLLKSLASQGALSGDKSISGILHESSNLLNNGPAFRDSDMISALISNGSQAPSRPKEQPCTASASKMPTKGLDVHDVGVEDMRASSSQRPVNMFSVESSSLVTAPGQESSAGRNKLITFDLNDMYVDSDDGMEDVERLPVPADVVTGSLECPSWVQKDSHQSSPPQASGHSDSGSAQSPSSSNGDPQSRTDRIVFKLFGKDPSEFPFLLRAQILDWLSHSPTDIESYIRPGCVILTIYLRLPESAWEELCCSLNSSLSRLLDAPDNDSFWRNGWIYVRVQNQIALLCSGKVLVETSLPFNSYEYSTIVSVKPIAVPVSERSQFTVKGFNLSTPLARLHCALEGNYLVPEASIEESEHSTELEEHHEIQSVNFTCSFPEAAGRGFIEVEDHDGLSSSFFPFIVAEKDVCSEIRTLENEIELSQKDYINGQIDKMETRNQAMDFLHEMGWLLQRNNLKSRMSKLDASASCCFPLKRFAGLMEFSIDHNWCAVVKKLLDIFFNGSVGTGEQSSSLKLLFSEMGLLHKAVRRNSRPLVELLLRYSPDRVADELRLEYEEALGGCDGGFLFRPNILGPSGLTPLHVAAGIDGSEDVIDALTDDPGKVAIEAWKNARDSTGFTPEDYARLRGHYSYIHLVQRKLNRKVSTEHVVVDILSAVGDGTYKLKQNDGGSMSFEVSRSRSREVGCRVCDQKMGYVMRGRSLLYKPAMLSMVAIAAVCVCVALLFKSSPEVLYVFQPFRWEMLDYGSS; encoded by the exons ATGGAGGCCAGAATTGGAGGTCAAGCTCAACTCTTTTATGATTTGGGTGCAGCGGATTTGAGGGCGGTGGGGAAAAGGAGTCTGGAGTGGGATCCCAGTGATTGGAAATGGGATGGTCATCTTTTCCTTGCCAGACCTCTCAATCCCAACCCATCATCAAATTACCAGAGCAGGCAGTTTTTCCCACTTGAAACTGGAATCTCCACAGCCGTGGTGTCATCCACCTCCAACAGTTCCTCCTCTTGCTCTGATGAAGTAAATATTGGGTCTGAGAAAGAGACAAGAGAATTGGAAAAGCGGCAGAGGGTTATTGTGGTTGAGGAAGATAACCTTGAAGGTGGGGAGACTGGTACTCTTACCTTGAAGCTTGGAGAAAGAGGGTTTCCTAGTAATGAGAGGGAACTGCAAACCTTGGATGGAAACATTGGGAAAAAGATCAAGTTGTCTGGACCAACTTCAAACCGTGCCGTTTGTCAAGTTGAGGATTGTGGGGCAGATCTCAGTAAGGCGAAAGATTATCACAGGAGGCATAAGGTTTGCGAGATGCATTCCAAGGCAACCAAGGCACTTGTAGGCAACATTATGCAGCGTTTCTGCCAACAGTGCAGTAG GTTTCATGCACTTCAAGAGTTTGATGATGGGAAACGAAGTTGCCGTAGACGTTTAGCTGGTCATAATAAAAGGAGAAGGAAAACACAACCAGATACTATTAGTAATAGCAACACCATGAATGATAGCCAGGCTAGTGGTTATCTACTGATGAGCCTACTGAAGATACTCGCCAACATGCACT CAAACAAAGGGAACTCTACAGAAGATCAGGACTTGCTATCTCACCTTCTAAAGAGCCTTGCTAGCCAAGGTGCCTTGTCTGGGGACAAAAGTATATCTGGGATTCTACATGAGTCTTCAAACTTGCTGAACAATGGGCCTGCTTTTAGAGATTCAGATATGATATCGGCCTTGATCTCAAATGGGTCTCAAGCCCCTTCAAGACCCAAAGAACAACCTTGTACTGCTTCTGCTTCCAAGATGCCAACGAAAGGATTGGATGTGCATGATGTTGGAGTTGAAGATATGCGAGCTTCATCTTCCCAAAGACCAGTTAATATGTTTTCTGTTGAAAGCAGTTCTTTGGTTACTGCACCAGGTCAGGAAAGTTCGGCTGGCAGGAAcaaattgattacttttgatttgaatgacatgtatgttGATTCGGATGATGGAATGGAAGATGTAGAGAGATTGCCTGTCCCTGCAGATGTGGTTACTGGTTCTCTTGAATGCCCATCATGGGTGCAAAAGGATTCTCATCAGTCAAGTCCACCTCAAGCAAGTGGGCATTCAGATTCAGGTTCTGCCCAATCACCATCAAGTTCCAATGGGGATCCTCAG AGCCGTACAGATCGTATTGTTTTCAAACTCTTTGGGAAAGATCCAAGTGAATTTCCATTCTTGTTACGTGCACAG ATTCTGGATTGGTTATCTCATAGTCCTACTGACATTGAGAGCTATATTCGGCCCGGTTGTGTCATATTAACTATATATCTTCGTCTACCTGAATCTGCTTGGGAGGAG CTTTGCTGCAGTTTGAATTCCAGTTTGAGTAGACTTCTGGATGCCCCTGATAATGACAGTTTCTGGAGAAATGGATGGATTTACGTTAGGGTGCAGAACCAAATAGCATTATTGTGCAGTG GTAAGGTTCTTGTGGAAACGTCCTTGCCTTTCAACAGTTATGAGTACAGTACGATTGTAAGTGTGAAGCCCATTGCCGTACCTGTGTCAGAGAGATCTCAATTTACAGTTAAAGGCTTTAACTTATCTACGCCCTTGGCAAG GCTACACTGTGCATTAGAAGGGAACTATCTTGTTCCAGAAGCCAGTATAGAGGAATCAGAACATAGTACTGAGCTTGAGGAGCATCATGAAATCCAATCTGTAAATTTTACATGTTCTTTTCCTGAAGCAGCTGGTAGAGGCTTCATAGAG GTCGAAGATCATGATGGTCTTAGTAGCAGTTTCTTTCCTTTTATAGTTGCTGAAAAGGATGTTTGCTCCGAAATTCGAACACTTGAGAATGAGATAGAGTTGAGTCAGAAAGATTACATCAATGGACAGATTGATAAAATGGAAACAAGAAATCAAGCAATGGATTTCCTACATGAAATGGGTTGGCTTCTTCAGAGAAACAATTTGAAATCTAGAATGTCGAAATTGGATGCTAGTGCAAGTTGTTGCTTTCCTTTAAAACGGTTTGCAGGGCTTATGGAGTTTTCTATAGACCATAATTGGTGTGCTGTTGTGAAGAAATTGttggacattttttttaatgggagTGTGGGCACTGGAGAGCAGTCCTCTTCTTTGAAACTTTTATTCTCTGAGATGGGTCTCCTTCACAAAGCTGTTAGGAGAAATTCAAGGCCTTTGGTGGAGCTACTGTTGAGATATAGTCCAGATAGAGTAGCTGATGAGCTGAGGTTGGAATATGAGGAGGCTCTGGGTGGATGCGATGGTGGATTTTTGTTTAGACCTAATATACTAGGTCCTTCAGGTTTGACACCTCTGCATGTTGCAGCCGGTATAGATGGATCCGAAGACGTGATTGATGCATTGACTGATGATCCTGGAAAG GTGGCAATTGAAGCATGGAAGAATGCTCGAGATAGCACAGGGTTTACTCCAGAAGACTATGCTCGTCTGCGAGGGCATTACTCTTACATCCACCTGGTCCAGCGGAAACTAAACAGGAAAGTTTCAACAGAGCACGTGGTGGTTGATATTCTTAGCGCTGTTGGGGATGGAACATACAAGTTGAAGCAAAACGATGGTGGTAGCATGAGCTTCGAGGTTTCAAGATCCAGATCCCGAGAGGTGGGTTGCAGGGTGTGCGATCAGAAGATGGGTTATGTAATGAGGGGGCGATCGCTACTTTACAAGCCGGCTATGCTGTCAATGGTGGCAATAGCTgctgtttgtgtttgtgttgcTCTTCTATTCAAGAGCTCACCGGAAGTGCTTTACGTGTTCCAACCGTTTAGGTGGGAAATGTTGGACTACGGTTCtagctaa
- the LOC116014984 gene encoding pto-interacting protein 1-like codes for MSCFNCFEEDDFNKTADGGGLHTVKSSAGKSGTQHSKDASTGGVQAVKVQPIAVPAIPIDDLREVTDNFETTSLIGEGSYGRVYYGDLKNGRAAAIKKLDASIQPEDEFLAQVSMVSRLKHENFVELLGYCVDGNQRVLAYEFASNGSLHDILHGRKGVKGAQPGPLLSWAQRVKIAVGAAKGLEYLHEKAELELVHRDIKSSNVLIFDDYVAKIADFDLSNQSPDMAARLHSTRVLGTFGYHAPEYAMTGQLNSKSDVYSFGVVLLELLTGRKPVDHTLPRGQQSLVTWATPKLSEDKVRQCVDARLGGEYPPKAVAKFAAVAALCVQYEADFRPNMGIVVKALQPLLNTRPGIGGEVGAGHT; via the exons ATGAGCTGCTTTAACTGTTTTGAGGAAGATGATTTCAATAAGACTGCTGATGGGGGAGGCCTGCATACTGTGAAAAGTTCAGCAG GTAAAAGCGGAACTCAACACAGCAAAGATGCCTCAACCGGTGGTGTTCAAGCTGTGAAAGTTCAACCTATTGCAGTCCCTGCAATACCAATTGATGACCTTAGGGAGGTCACAGATAATTTTGAGACTACTTCTTTAATAGGGGAGGGTTCATATGGAAGAGTATATTATGGGGACCTCAAAAATGGGAGGGCTGCTGCAATTAAGAAGTTGGATGCTAGCATACAACCAGAAGATGAATTCTTGGCACAG GTGTCTATGGTTTCAAGgttaaaacatgaaaatttTGTTGAACTACTTGGTTATTGTGTTGATGGAAATCAGCGTGTACTTGCTTATGAATTTGCATCAAATGGATCACTTCACGATATTCTTCATG GGAGGAAGGGAGTAAAAGGAGCTCAGCCTGGCCCTCTGCTTTCCTGGGCCCAGCGAGTTAAAATTGCTGTAGGAGCAGCTAAGGGCCTTGAATATCTACATGAAAAAGCTGAACTTGAACTTGTGCATCGAGATATCAAATCCAGCAATGTACTAATTTTTGATGATTATGTAGCTAAAATTGCTGACTTTGATTTATCCAATCAGTCTCCTGATATGGCAGCTCGTCTTCACTCAACTCGTGTCCTTGGGACATTTGGTTATCATGCTCCTGA ATATGCAATGACTGGGCAGCTAAATTCAAAAAGTGATGTATATAGTTTTGGTGTTGTCCTTCTTGAGCTGCTCACAGGACGTAAACCTGTTGATCATACCCTACCACGAGGCCAACAAAGTCTTGTTACATGG GCTACCCCAAAACTCAGTGAAGACAAGGTTCGACAATGTGTTGATGCAAGACTGGGAGGAGAATATCCCCCAAAGGCAGTTGCAAAG TTTGCTGCTGTTGCTGCCTTGTGCGTACAATACGAAGCTGATTTTAGGCCAAACATGGGCATTGTGGTGAAGGCACTCCAGCCTCTTCTGAATACGCGGCCTGGAATTGGTGGTGAAGTGGGTGCGGGACACACATGA
- the LOC116014700 gene encoding tetraketide alpha-pyrone reductase 2-like, whose product MREYCVTGGTGLIGSYLVKSLLDKGYNVRTTVRNPEKLEKVGFLWELKGAKERLKILKGDVMEEGSMEEGFDGVDGVFHTASPVLVPYDHNIQKTLIDPSVKGTLNVLNSAKKMMVKRVVLTSSCSCIRYRHDATQLSPLNESRWTDLDYCKRYNLWYAYAKTMAEQEAWKWGEQNGGIELVVVNLSFVVGPLLTPQPTSTLQLILAIVKGLIGEYPNKRVGFVHIEDAVRAHILAMEEQNASGRLICSTTVAHFSQIIHMLRAKYPSYPYLTKCSNEEGDESEHSLDCTKIMELGLPPFATLSQMFDDCIHSFQQKGFL is encoded by the exons ATGCGTGAGTACTGCGTGACTGGAGGCACAGGTTTGATAGGGTCATACCTTGTGAAGTCCCTTTTGGACAAGGGATACAATGTAAGAACCACAGTTCGAAATCCCG aaaaGTTGGAGAAGGTGGGGTTTCTATGGGAGCTAAAGGGAGCGAAAGAGAGGCTGAAGATTTTGAAAGGTGATGTTATGGAGGAAGGAAGCATGGAGGAAGGTTTTGATGGAGTGGATGGGGTGTTCCACACGGCTTCCCCTGTGTTAGTCCCCTATGATCACAACATCCAAAAAACCCTCATTGATCCATCCGTAAAGGGCACCTTAAATGTGCTCAACTCTGCAAAAAAAATGATGGTCAAAAGGGTTGTTCTAACCTCCTCATGCTCTTGCATAAGATATCGCCATGATGCCACCCAGCTCTCCCCTCTCAACGAGTCGCGTTGGACCGACCTCGACTACTGCAAACGCTACAAT CTTTGGTATGCTTATGCAAAGACAATGGCAGAGCAAGAAGCATGGAAATGGGGTGAGCAAAATGGTGGGATTGAGTTAGTTGTGGTCAATCTCTCCTTTGTGGTTGGCCCTCTGCTTACACCCCAACCAACCAGTACATTACAACTCATACTTGCCATTGTTAAAG GTTTGATTGGAGAATATCCGAATAAAAGAGTGGGGTTTGTGCATATTGAAGACGCGGTGAGAGCACATATATTAGCAATGGAGGAACAAAATGCATCGGGTAGACTCATATGTTCAACCACGGTTGCACACTTCTCTCAGATCATTCACATGTTAAGAGCTAAATATCCATCCTATCCATATCTAACCAA GTGCAGCAATGAAGAAGGAGATGAGAGTGAACATAGTTTAGACTGCACCAAAATTATGGAATTGGGGCTTCCTCCTTTCGCCACTCTCTCCCAAATGTTTGATGATTGCATCCATAGCTTCCAGCAAAAGGGCTTCCTCTGA
- the LOC116015593 gene encoding autophagy-related protein 8i produces the protein MGKDKTSSFKQQFSLEERLQESQDMIAKYPDRLPVVVERYSKTDLPEMEKKKYLVPRDMSIGQFIHILSVRLHLAPGKALFVFVENTLPQTSAVMDSVYESFKDEDGFLYMCYSSEKTFGAIAPN, from the exons atggggAAAGACAAAACTTCATCCTTTAAGCAACAATTCTCTCTGG AGGAAAGACTCCAGGAATCCCAAGATATGATTGCTAAATATCCCGATCGTTTGCCT GTTGTGGTTGAAAGATATTCAAAAACCGATCTCCCcgagatggagaagaagaa ATACCTTGTACCCCGAGACATGTCTATCGGACAGTTTATCCACATCTTGAGTGTTCGCCTTCATCTGGCTCCCGGGAAGGCTCTGTTTGTATTTGTGGAGAACACCTTGCCTCAAACAT CGGCGGTGATGGATTCTGTGTACGAATCATTTAAGGATGAAGATGGGTTCTTGTACATGTGCTACAGCAGCGAGAAAACCTTTGGTGCTATAGCTCCCAATTAA